A single region of the Nicotiana sylvestris chromosome 6, ASM39365v2, whole genome shotgun sequence genome encodes:
- the LOC138871668 gene encoding uncharacterized protein, protein MTVTCNETTQQTDTDSEEDEIPEEIAKEVDNFENNPKSNLDETEIVNLGDAENVKETRISVHLSPSEKKEHSEFLREYEDIFAWSYDDMTGLSTSIMAHKLPTDPTCLPVKQKLRKFKPDMSLKIKEEVTKHVKVKFLRVIEYPTWLANIVPVPKKDEKVRVCVDYQDLNQASPKDDFPLPNIHILIDNAPGMSCSRL, encoded by the coding sequence atgactgtgacatgcaatgagacaacgcaacaaacggacacagattcagaggaagatgaaataccggaagagattgctAAGGAAGTTGACAATTTTGAGAACAatcctaagtccaacctggacgagaccgagattgttaacctgggagatgcagagaacgtcaaagaaacgagAATTAGTGTCCActtatcaccatcagaaaagaaggaacactcggaatttctaagggaatatgaagacatattcgcttggtcgtatgatgacatgactggtctgagtacatccatTATGGCAcacaaattgccaactgatccgacatgtctgccggtaaagcaaaaactcagaaagttcaagcctgatatgagtttgaaaatcaaagaagaagtcactaagcatgTCAAAGTCAAGTTTCTTAGGGTAATAGAATATCCgacgtggttagccaacatcgtgccagtaccaaagaaggatgagaaggtcagagtctgtgtcgactaccaggatctcaaccaggccagtccaaaagacgacttccccttgccaaacatacacatcctgatcgacaatgcGCCAGGCATGAGTTGCAGTCGTTTGTAG